GGACAGAGATGCTGACTGACAGGAAGGACATGCTCGCGTTCTAGAATGGGACCGATGTTCAGTATATTAAGCCTGTATAGTTTGGACTGTACAGGGTGTGCGGTTTGAGTGTATTGGTGTGTGTCAGGATGTTGTTGTATGCTTcctaatattgtgtgtgtgtgtgtgcaggtgcagTGCTTTACTGTACTTTTTGAGGACCACAAACAGTCATCCCATCTTTCCAGGTCATTTTTGGAAGTGAGATCCAAATATCCATTCCTCATAATGTTTGTCTTCTACTGTGTGTGGTCACTAGTGTTTGAGAGAGAATGAAAGTGATCAAACATCAGAGTATTACTAAGtgatttctccctccctccctccctcaggtgACACGGTGTTCATCGTGCTCCGTAAGCAGCGCCTCATCTTCCTCCATTGGTACCACCACATCACAGTGCTGGTCTACTCCTGGTACTCCTACAAGGACCAGGTGGCAGGCGGCGGCTGGTTCATGACCATGAACTACCTGGTCCACTCCCTCATGTACACCTACTACGCTGCCCGGGCTGCGGGCTACCGGGTGCCGCGACCCTGTGCCATGGTCATCACGGCCACCCAGATCATGCAGATGATGATGGGGCTTGCTGTCTTAGGTTTGGTCTACCACTGGATGCACGAAGTGCGCTGTCCCTCCTACATGCCCAACATCGCCTGGGGCTCGCTCATGTACCTCAGCTACCTGGTCCTGTTCGCCTCGTTCTTCTACAAGTCCTACCTCAAGGGCGCCACTTACAAGGTTGGCAAGGGATCCAAGGCCGAGTAGGGGCCGGATTCGTCAGAGGCAAGTTGCACACTGGGCAAGTCATATTAGAGTGTGTGCCTAATTGAGAAGAATATCGACGTTGTGCCATGATGTGAGTCACAACTAGTTTTAATGGTTGCTGGGTCCACGGCAATTGTGACAGGCAATTTTTTTCCCCCACCCACGACTTTACATAGCTGTAGCTTATCTAACGAACTAGAACCACGGATTACATGACAATAGAACGGTCGTTGAGAGTGGACCGGGGAACCAGTGCATGGTCAACACAGTTTAATATACTATGATCGATGGATGAAACAAagggagtagacagagagagagagagagagagagagaggtcagtttGTGTTTGACTAATGTACTACTCGCTTCATTTTGATTTCTTGGCTTCGTTAATCAATCTCTTTGACCAGCTGCTTCAGTCAGAGTCCAGTGAAAATCAACCATATGTGGCCTGAGGCGTCTTCAAGGGCAGTTTACAACCGCGTTTGCAGTCTGCACGGTCATTGCATTTGACAGTCACAGGTGTTCATTCAGACAGAAAGACAAGACTCCTTTTGAAATCTGGTGCTTTTTAGACCAGCACTGAGAATTATCTCACTAACTTATCGGAAGTATATTGAAGTGATGATAAAAAGGCATGGATGAAGGATAATTTTTCTGTTTTAGTTGTAGGGAATTTTCTGGGAATGGGTGGGAGGAGATGAGCGCACTGAAGGGATTGACACTCAGAACAATGTGTCCATTGTAAATACTATATCTTAagaatgtatttattttcttaaaatATCAAGTCTCTGGTGGTACTTAAAGTGTACCAGGAAATAGTGTGACTCACTAAGTTCTGCCTGTCTTAAATTGTGCAGTTTGAGTTTTGCACTTTTGTATTTTAAACAGTTTTCTTTACATCACAACAATGCACtatattgttttttgttttttaaattctttCTACAGCTGTTCATTAAAGAAAGGGAAGTCCCCTGGCACCACATTGCTTCTTAAAGGGAAAGGTCATGGAAGTTATTTGCTTCTTAAAGGGAAGGTCACGAAGGTTATCATAATGTCTGTGTAATAAGAGTTGCATTGTCATGTAAGAACTATTTGAGTCTAAGAGGTCAACTTTTTTGATTTTCACATTTGATAGATATTCCTTTACTACATGGTAGAAGAAAATATCCATATTCTTATATACCAGTATGAAAGCCAAGGATAGCAGGATAGGTTATAACGTTACACAAAAAGACACATTCCTTTTTCTTTCCTCCTATTTTAAATATGACCACCGGTGTAGATTGGATAGGGGCTCAGGTCAAGACAGCGAaatagtttttgttgttgtctagAAATCTAGTAGATGCAGAAAGTAGTGTCTTGTAAGCACACCTAACCACTCGTGAGTTTTAACCCTTGGCAGCTTGTGTGTGTCTTCCTTTATGTTTATTATAGAGCTGTACTGTAATATCTCCCTCCTACCCATAATCCTAGAGCCATACTGGTGTGAGCACATGTTCTTTAATGTATGTTTGTATCACACTGAGAGTAGTTACCATGGCTTAAAGTACAGGGACTTTTTTGAAGGGTAATGGTAACTACTAACACTTGCCTAACACTTGCCTTCATAAGCCCTACTTATAACTCCCATAACCCAAGCTGTGACTTCAAGTGTCATAGATCTCATACTCTATCTGTGGGTTTATTAGCTTCCAACACAAAGTGAGGCAGTCTAGCCTTTACACAACTGGTAGTCGCCAAATGTCTTAAAGGGGAATTTCAATATTGTTCAACTTCATATCTATAAATTCCAGCACTACTCCAACATCATGCATCATCTGGTGTGCATCGTGTTATTTTTAACTAAGTAGTAGGCAATGCCTACTCATCATTGGTTGAAATCACACCAGATGATGCCATTGGAAAAACGTACCTTCATCTTTttgactacaaaacatagaaacataccaTTTTCACGTATGTTGATGTTGGGATAGTGCTGAATGTGAAGTTGACATTTTTTTTCAATCATTTCCTTGAAATAGTGCTTCTAATCCTATTATAATGTTGTGTTTTATGAAGGAGTTACACTGCCCTTATGTAATACGCATCATATGACTCAGCTGTAACACCTGATGCTGGAGCAGGGACATACTGTACTACCATTATTATAGACTAGTCCAATGAGCTTAGCAGTGTTTAGAAGTGTGAATATTTTTTAAAGGCCGTACTAACTCTGCAAAGTACATTTCTTTCACTTGACTGTTGTTGTGTCAATAATGCTGATATTATGATCATGATGTGACATTATAAATGTTGTCCACCCTCCACCTTGAAGCCGACGGTTGCATTTTAGTTGTAAAATATCACAACGATAATACACAGGGTATAAACTCAGTTTCTAATACATTGATTCGTGTGCCAAATGATGCTTCTGCAGATTTCTACTCTGTTAGGTAAATGTGAGCAGAGTTATTGTTTGTGTATTGTCTTTGCTGATGCAGAGTGTAAGAAAACATGCTTATGCATCCCTGTAAGTATGCTGTCTAGTGCGTAACTGATATGAAAGGGCAAAAAACAACTGTCTTAAGGGCTTTAATGTTTAAATGTGCAGATTTTAAATGTCAAAACAATAAATTCATGTCTGTTTTGAAAGACTTATTAATTGTTTCATTCTTGCTGAAATCTGAAATACATCTGTGCGTCTTTGTTAGATGCATATGCACATG
The sequence above is drawn from the Oncorhynchus gorbuscha isolate QuinsamMale2020 ecotype Even-year linkage group LG11, OgorEven_v1.0, whole genome shotgun sequence genome and encodes:
- the LOC124048293 gene encoding elongation of very long chain fatty acids protein 6-like, with translation MNETENIPLAEYDFERKFDEKGALEWMQENWSKSFMFCGLYAAIIFGGQHFMRERPKLNLRRPLVLWSLSLAIFSIIGAVRTGWYMFHVLNKSGFKQSVCDTSFYSAPVSKFWAYAFVLSKAPELGDTVFIVLRKQRLIFLHWYHHITVLVYSWYSYKDQVAGGGWFMTMNYLVHSLMYTYYAARAAGYRVPRPCAMVITATQIMQMMMGLAVLGLVYHWMHEVRCPSYMPNIAWGSLMYLSYLVLFASFFYKSYLKGATYKVGKGSKAE